A single region of the Triticum dicoccoides isolate Atlit2015 ecotype Zavitan chromosome 2B, WEW_v2.0, whole genome shotgun sequence genome encodes:
- the LOC119360475 gene encoding protein trichome birefringence-like 1 codes for MAPNIHDQRDHGRGRLYKIFPCEGICKEKKKHHPPASGTILLGHEDKMEIALDFFSGLLGQSVSRKVKLNFEAIGYSLAADLLTQLACYFPLYALASYMVYTTTSGVPTAVQGGVYAVVAAECSIGQNSVHIEDEPTTFSRGGPFLVQLETKPDRTKVLKLDQLPAMLQKVIGADVLVFNTGHWWTHTGKLRAWDHLERNGMLVKMEGEEAFSRALRTWARWVDHNVDQTRTRVFFRSVSPEHKGANWCYNQTAPIAADEAIVPWFPKSMVSIVEGSIRSMRTPATYLNITRLSELRIDAHPSVYSINRDGKPLSLEQRRRPVVYADCSHWCLPGLPDTWNVLLLASLTRYPSSNVHL; via the exons ATGGCACCAAATATCCACGATCAGAGGGATCATGGAAGGGGACGTCTGTACAAAATTTTTCCATGTGAAGGCATCTGCAAGGAGAAGAAAAAACACCATCCTCCAGCATCAGGGACAATTCTTCTGGGGCACGAGGACAAGATGGAGATAGCGTTGGATTTCTTCTCCGGTCTCCTGGGACAGTCGGTGTCTAGGAAAGTAAAGCTGAATTTTGAGGCCATTGGTTATTCGCTGGCCGCGGATCTGCTCACGCAGCTTGCGT gttattttccgttaTACGCACTTGCTTCGTACATGGTCTACACTACAACAAGTGGAGTACCAACCgctgttcaaggcggtgtgtacgcg GTTGTGGCTGCGGAGTGCTCCATTGGACAGAACTCCGTGCACATCGAAGATGA GCCTACGACTTTCTCTCGGGGAGGCCCGTTCCTGGTGCAGCTTGAGACCAAGCCAGACCGGACCAAGGTGCTCAAGCTGGACCAGCTCCCGGCCATGCTTCAGAAGGTGATCGGGGCAGACGTCCTCGTCTTCAACACCGGCCACTGGTGGACGCACACCGGCAAGCTCAGGGC CTGGGACCATCTGGAGAGAAACGGGATGCTGGTGAAGATGGAAGGAGAGGAAGCATTCAGCAGAGCGCTGAGGACATGGGCGAGATGGGTGGATCACAACGTGGACCAGACCAGAACCAGGGTCTTCTTCCGAAGCGTCTCGCCTGAACACAAAGG TGCGAACTGGTGCTACAATCAGACGGCCCCCATCGCCGCGGACGAAGCGATCGTTCCATGGTTCCCGAAGAGCATGGTGTCCATCGTCGAGGGGAGCATACGGAGCATGAGGACGCCGGCCACGTACCTGAACATCACGCGCCTTTCCGAGCTCAGGATCGACGCGCACCCTTCGGTGTACTCGATCAACAGGGATGGGAAGCCTCTGTCGTTGGAGcaacggcggcggccggtggtgtaTGCTGACTGCAGCCACTGGTGCCTGCCGGGGTTGCCTGATACTTGGAATGTgcttttgcttgcttccttgacgagaTATCCCTCCTCTAATGTACACTTGTAG
- the LOC119360476 gene encoding protein trichome birefringence-like 1: MDIANDLIYRLDLARDLKEISVAEHRLGVVAAECSIGQNSVHIEDEPTTFSRGGPFLVQLETKPDRTKVLKLDQLPAMLQKVIGADVLVFNTGHWWTHTGKLRAWDHLERNGMLVKMEGEEAFSRALRTWARWVDHNVDQTRTRVFFRSVSPEHKGANWCYNQTAPIAADEAIVPWFPKSMVSIVEGSIRSMRTPATYLNITRLSELRIDAHPSVYSINRDGKPLSLEQRRRPVVYADCSHWCLPGLPDTWNVLLLASLTRYPSSNVHL; encoded by the exons ATGGACATCGCAAACGACCTCATCTACCGGCTTGATTTGGCGCGTGATTTGAAAGAGATTTCTGTTGCCGAGCACCGCCTCGGT GTTGTGGCTGCGGAGTGCTCCATTGGACAGAACTCCGTGCACATCGAAGATGA GCCTACGACTTTCTCTCGGGGAGGCCCGTTCCTGGTGCAGCTTGAGACCAAGCCAGACCGGACCAAGGTGCTCAAGCTGGACCAGCTCCCGGCCATGCTTCAGAAGGTGATCGGGGCAGACGTCCTCGTCTTCAACACCGGCCACTGGTGGACGCACACCGGCAAGCTCAGGGC CTGGGACCATCTGGAGAGAAACGGGATGCTGGTGAAGATGGAAGGAGAGGAAGCATTCAGCAGAGCGCTGAGGACATGGGCGAGATGGGTGGATCACAACGTGGACCAGACCAGAACCAGGGTCTTCTTCCGAAGCGTCTCGCCTGAACACAAAGG TGCGAACTGGTGCTACAATCAGACGGCCCCCATCGCCGCGGACGAAGCGATCGTTCCATGGTTCCCGAAGAGCATGGTGTCCATCGTCGAGGGGAGCATACGGAGCATGAGGACGCCGGCCACGTACCTGAACATCACGCGCCTTTCCGAGCTCAGGATCGACGCGCACCCTTCGGTGTACTCGATCAACAGGGATGGGAAGCCTCTGTCGTTGGAGcaacggcggcggccggtggtgtaTGCTGACTGCAGCCACTGGTGCCTGCCGGGGTTGCCTGATACTTGGAATGTgcttttgcttgcttccttgacgagaTATCCCTCCTCTAATGTACACTTGTAG